CGTTTTTTACTGTCACTTAGAGGAACTTTTACGGTTTTCCCTTCTTTTATGTTATTAAATACTAAGGTGTTGGTAATACTCTGAGTTTTACCTGGACCATAAAACTCAGGTGCCCTACAGATTACCGCTTCTAGTGCTCCTGACTCAATTTCTTTCAACACCATATCTGCCATCTTTCTTCTTACCTTTGCTTTTCTTCCAAGCGGACTAAAAGGAGTATTTTCAGTAAGGTTCCTATCATCCTGTGGATACATATAAGTATTATCAAAGAATACCAGTTTAGTTCCATTGATTTTACAGGCATCAATCACATTTCTGAGAATCAATGGAAACTGTTGCTCCCATAAATCTGAACTGATCGGCAATCCAAGTGTAAAATACGCAATTTCACTTCCCTTTACAGCTTCAATGGCCTTCTCTTTTATGGATAGATCAGCTGAAAAAACCTCATCGGTATCATTCACTTTGGTAGCTTCACGACTCACGATCCTGATTTCAGAGGTAAAATTTCTTTTTAACTCTTTTGCCAGTTCCTCACCAATCTGTCCGTTGGCACCTAATATTGTTTGCATTTTTT
This region of Chryseobacterium vaccae genomic DNA includes:
- a CDS encoding NAD-dependent epimerase/dehydratase family protein yields the protein MQTILGANGQIGEELAKELKRNFTSEIRIVSREATKVNDTDEVFSADLSIKEKAIEAVKGSEIAYFTLGLPISSDLWEQQFPLILRNVIDACKINGTKLVFFDNTYMYPQDDRNLTENTPFSPLGRKAKVRRKMADMVLKEIESGALEAVICRAPEFYGPGKTQSITNTLVFNNIKEGKTVKVPLSDSKKRSLIWTPDASRATALIGNTPDAYGQTWHLPVDKSHPTYKEFIEIASGIYGKKLKHNVVPKFLFKIGSWFNPKVKELLELLPRYSYDNLFDDTKFKKRFPEFQVTTYREGIAQIKKEQFRDKKL